The Nerophis ophidion isolate RoL-2023_Sa linkage group LG07, RoL_Noph_v1.0, whole genome shotgun sequence genome contains a region encoding:
- the pde4a gene encoding cAMP-specific 3',5'-cyclic phosphodiesterase 4C isoform X3: protein MGLVEAIDPAPSPCPSPVPGGYRLPRSSSCSPLQGRAGAELDLGEAAGGVLEAGGTTAQRRTPLVDLFCETCSRPWLIGWWDQFKRMLNRELSHLSEMSRSGNQVSEYISTTFLDKQNEVEIPSPTSREREKPMCHISGVRKLTHSSSLSNSTLPRFGVKTEHEDALARELNDLNKWGLNIFRVAEFSNHRPLSCTMFAIFQERDLLKTFRIPVDTFVTYVMTLEDHYHANVAYHNSLHAADVTQSTHVLLSTPALDAVFTDLEILAALFAAAIHDVDHPGVSNQFLINTNSELALMYNDESVLENHHLAVGFKLLHEDNCDIFQNLSKRQRQSLRKLVIDMVLATDMSKHMSLLADLKTMVETKKVTSSGVLLLDHYTDRIQVLRNMVHCADLSNPTKPLAVYRQWTERIMEEFFRQGDKERERGMEISPMCDKHTASVEKSQVGFIDYIVHPLWETWGDLVHPDAQDILDTLEDNRDWYQSTIPQSPSPPPVVQDKELKACTDRFQFQLTLEEQQGDRDRDRDRDRAKACPNHVEEGDCSQGQGSKEGEVLAKEEEDIIEEEDEEVAMEEEEQEEELKGQDSKKERLSDTSPVEEEEEEEDYSSSQAEDT, encoded by the exons ATGGGCTTGGTGGAAGCCATTGACCCCGCGCCGTCCCCATGCCCCTCGCCCGTGCCGGGCGGCTACCGGCTGCCCCGCTCCTCCAGCTGCAGCCCCCTGCAGGGGAGGGCGGGGGCAGAGCTGGACCTCGGCGAGGCAGCCGGAGGGGTCCTGGAGGCGGGCGGGACCACGGCGCAGCGTCGGACCCCCTTGGTGGACCTGTTCTGCGAGACCTGCTCCAGACCTTGGCTCATCGGCTGGTGGGACCAG TTCAAGAGGATGCTGAACAGAGAGCTGTCCCACTTGTCGGAGATGAGTCGCTCAGGGAACCAGGTGTCAGAATACATCTCCACCACCTTTCTAG ACAAGCAGAACGAGGTGGAGATCCCGTCCCCGACGTCGAGGGAGCGAGAGAAGCCCATGTGTCACATCAGCGGGGTGCGGAAGCTCACGCACAGCTCCAGCCTTTCCAACTCCACCTTGCCTCGCTTCGGCGTCAAGACCGAGCACGAGGACGCGTTAGCCAGA GAGCTCAATGACTTGAACAAGTGGGGCCTTAATATATTTCGTGTGGCAGAGTTCTCCAACCACCGACCCCTGAGCTGCACCATGTTTGCCATCTTCCAG GAGCGAGATCTGCTGAAGACCTTTCGGATCCCGGTGGATACCTTCGTGACCTACGTGATGACGCTGGAGGACCACTACCATGCCAACGTGGCCTACCACAACAGCCTGCACGCCGCAGATGTCACGCAGTCCACACACGTGCTGCTGTCCACGCCCGCTCTCGAT GCCGTCTTCACAGATCTGGAGATTTTGGCTGCGTTGTTTGCTGCCGCCATCCACGATGTGGACCATCCAGGAGTGTCCAACCAGTTCCTCATCAACACCA ACTCAGAACTCGCCCTGATGTACAACGACGAGTCAGTGCTGGAGAACCACCACCTGGCCGTGGGCTTCAAGCTGCTCCACGAGGACAACTGTGACATCTTCCAGAACCTCAGCAAGCGGCAGAGACAAAGCTTGAGGAAACTGGTCATTGACATG GTTCTGGCCACGGACATGTCCAAACACATGAGTCTGCTGGCAGACCTCAAGACCATGGTTGAGACCAAGAAAGTGACCAGCTCGGGGGTTCTGCTGCTAGACCACTACACGGATCGGATACAG gtgctgAGGAACATGGTGCATTGTGCAGACCTCAGCAACCCCACCAAGCCCCTGGCTGTGTACCGCCAGTGGACCGAGAGAATCATGGAGGAGTTCTTCAGGCAAGGAGACAAGGAGAGGGAGCGAGGGATGGAGATTAGTCCCATGTGTGACAAGCACACCGCCTCTGTGGAGAAGAGTCAG GTGGGCTTCATCGACTACATCGTCCACCCTCTGTGGGAGACTTGGGGGGACCTGGTGCACCCCGACGCCCAGGACATCTTGGACACCCTGGAGGACAACAGGGACTGGTACCAGAGCACCATCCCGCAGAGCCCCTCGCCTCCTCCCGTGGTCCAGGACAAGGAGCTCAAGGCCTGCACGGACAGGTTCCAGTTCCAGCTCACCCTGGAGGAGCAGCAGGGGGACCGGGACCGGGACCGGGACCGGGACCGGGCCAAGGCCTGCCCCAACCACGTGGAGGAGGGCGACTGCAGCCAAGGCCAGGGAAGCAAGGAGGGGGAGGTCCTGGCGAAGGAGGAGGAGGACATCATagaggaggaggatgaagaggtggccatggaggaggaggagcaggaggAGGAGCTTAAAGGCCAGGACTCCAAAAAGGAGAGACTTTCTGACACCAGTCCtgtagaggaggaggaggaggaggaggactatTCTTCTTCGCAAGCAGAAGACACATGA